The following coding sequences lie in one Moritella viscosa genomic window:
- a CDS encoding FHA domain protein, with amino-acid sequence MELFMAKIININTEEKVTLMPQHLFGRQFNSSHSLLLEADSSRMHATIFWNGRVWVLQDFSRNGTYVNGRRIHRRREYHLYLGDLIHFGSLSGEAWRIVELSSPNCLLILVTLGLPTMVPKVTELVSRRSQVWLFIGAGSTTERLQNNVSDLETVEQVSIQFIVSQNEEHVAMKLTMGGQVYDLGQRNHHYLLLILARKRLDDAIKGVRADEQGWIDKELLSKILGQSENHINIQVYRFRKQIVQLLSNSSSLPQAIERRTREIRFAYDNVNIIGGAEVIPTKGTSTARLKRR; translated from the coding sequence ATGGAATTATTTATGGCCAAAATTATCAATATTAATACTGAAGAGAAAGTCACTTTGATGCCGCAACATCTATTTGGTAGGCAGTTTAATTCTTCGCACTCATTATTACTTGAGGCAGATAGTTCTCGTATGCATGCAACAATTTTTTGGAATGGGAGAGTGTGGGTACTGCAAGATTTTAGCCGTAATGGCACTTATGTTAATGGCAGGCGAATTCACCGAAGGCGTGAGTACCATTTATATCTGGGTGATCTGATTCATTTCGGTAGCCTATCTGGAGAAGCGTGGCGTATTGTTGAGTTGTCTTCGCCAAATTGTTTATTAATACTGGTTACACTTGGGTTACCGACTATGGTGCCAAAAGTGACGGAATTGGTTAGTCGGCGATCACAAGTATGGCTTTTTATTGGCGCTGGCTCTACAACAGAAAGGTTGCAGAATAATGTGTCTGATCTTGAAACTGTAGAACAAGTATCAATACAATTCATCGTTAGTCAAAATGAAGAACATGTTGCGATGAAATTAACGATGGGGGGGCAGGTGTACGATCTAGGACAACGTAATCATCACTATTTACTGTTAATCCTGGCTCGAAAACGTCTAGACGACGCTATTAAAGGGGTGAGAGCTGATGAGCAAGGCTGGATTGATAAGGAGTTACTGAGCAAGATATTAGGGCAGAGTGAGAACCATATTAACATTCAAGTATATCGTTTTCGTAAACAAATCGTTCAGTTATTGTCTAATTCATCTAGTTTACCGCAAGCTATTGAACGGCGGACAAGAGAAATCCGCTTTGCTTATGACAACGTAAATATCATTGGCGGTGCAGAGGTTATCCCAACTAAAGGTACATCAACGGCTAGACTAAAGAGAAGGTAA
- a CDS encoding putative regulator, GGDEF family protein has translation MTAHTWLSYKLFNLSFTHPRLLNILIKSKAADRAYANLASQLQSSLDPEVLLAIFKQNVREYMPLCNLVFHVDNNTLAAKTSALGNVNLRLDLFRNGYALGQLECSLEQRLTMAQQALLALLSEALSNPLYNAMEYQKMKLLAFEDSLTGLANRNKFEHCFQQLSENSHKKQLDLSLLIIDLDGFKRINDKYGHQTGDLVLANFAQLLLQFSGERVQIFRFAGDEFTILINDVDKYFISCFAQGIKNAVTIHHSLSKFNLSCSIGSAEFQCDDTLDTLFARADKALYRAKAKGRNCVELAAGTELCM, from the coding sequence ATGACAGCACACACTTGGTTATCGTATAAGTTATTTAATCTTAGTTTCACACATCCGCGACTGTTAAATATACTGATTAAATCAAAAGCAGCAGACAGAGCTTATGCGAATTTAGCGAGTCAATTACAATCCAGTCTAGATCCTGAAGTCTTGTTGGCTATTTTTAAGCAAAACGTCCGTGAATACATGCCTCTCTGTAACCTTGTTTTTCATGTTGATAATAATACATTGGCAGCTAAAACGTCTGCCCTCGGTAATGTTAATTTAAGGCTCGATTTATTTCGTAATGGTTATGCTTTGGGCCAGTTAGAGTGCAGCTTAGAACAACGCCTAACGATGGCACAGCAAGCGTTATTAGCTCTGTTATCTGAGGCGTTAAGTAATCCATTATATAATGCGATGGAATATCAGAAAATGAAATTATTGGCATTTGAAGACAGCTTGACTGGGTTAGCTAACAGAAATAAATTTGAGCACTGTTTTCAACAATTATCCGAAAATAGCCATAAAAAACAACTGGATTTATCATTACTTATAATTGATCTTGATGGTTTTAAACGCATTAACGATAAATATGGTCACCAAACTGGGGATCTTGTGTTAGCCAACTTTGCGCAACTATTATTGCAGTTCAGTGGTGAACGAGTACAAATTTTTCGATTCGCTGGAGATGAATTTACAATTTTGATTAATGATGTGGATAAATATTTTATTTCATGCTTTGCACAGGGGATTAAAAATGCGGTAACCATACATCATTCATTATCCAAATTTAATCTATCTTGTAGTATCGGCAGTGCCGAATTTCAATGTGATGATACATTGGACACCTTGTTTGCACGTGCGGATAAAGCTTTATACAGAGCGAAAGCAAAGGGGCGAAACTGTGTTGAATTGGCAGCTGGCACAGAATTATGTATGTAA
- a CDS encoding ABC transporter, periplasmic binding protein, which translates to MMLGFNLKIAQKSLLCILLGSAFNLQAEVVTVTDIAGRQVSIDNEKVNHIVLGEGRLAYSLAVLDKEAPLSRVVGWKDDLIKYDPDAYRKYKEKFPEITKIANLGSPYSGDLNLEKLITLDTDLFILNLGNLLKAQESGLLKKLDKAGIKVVFVDFRQRPTQNTIPSLLLLGKVLNREKQANEFVDYYIQQMRKVSSVVQTKKLEERPLVFIEKAAGYDADACCSTFGNANLGKLIDEAGGINWGSRKFPGYSGKVNPEALFTDDPDIIIGTGANWAEANPNTAAVLFGYEATEASAQKRLKALSERKGWSALKSVKNKEFYSIYHQFYNSPYHFIALQAFAKWFYPEDFKDLNPQANFKELHDKFLPIDLTGVFWTKLD; encoded by the coding sequence ATGATGTTAGGTTTTAATCTTAAAATCGCGCAAAAGAGTTTACTGTGCATATTATTAGGCAGTGCTTTTAACTTGCAGGCAGAGGTTGTCACGGTAACGGATATTGCGGGTCGTCAAGTGAGTATTGACAACGAAAAAGTTAACCATATTGTTTTAGGTGAAGGTCGTTTAGCTTACTCGCTGGCCGTTTTGGATAAAGAAGCCCCCTTATCTCGGGTCGTTGGTTGGAAAGATGATCTGATTAAGTATGATCCAGATGCTTATCGAAAATACAAAGAAAAATTTCCCGAAATAACCAAAATAGCTAATCTAGGTAGCCCCTATTCTGGCGATTTAAACTTAGAAAAACTCATTACTTTAGATACCGATCTTTTTATCCTGAATTTAGGTAACTTACTAAAAGCACAAGAAAGTGGATTACTAAAAAAACTTGATAAAGCAGGTATTAAAGTTGTATTTGTCGATTTTCGTCAACGTCCAACACAAAATACAATTCCCAGTCTATTACTCTTAGGTAAGGTATTAAATAGAGAAAAACAAGCCAATGAATTTGTTGATTACTATATTCAACAAATGCGTAAAGTCAGCAGCGTGGTACAGACGAAGAAACTAGAAGAACGTCCGCTTGTTTTTATTGAGAAAGCCGCAGGTTACGATGCAGATGCATGTTGTAGTACGTTCGGTAATGCTAATTTAGGTAAACTAATTGATGAAGCTGGCGGTATTAACTGGGGAAGTCGAAAATTCCCAGGTTACTCTGGTAAAGTAAATCCTGAAGCGCTTTTCACTGATGATCCAGATATCATTATTGGTACCGGTGCCAACTGGGCTGAGGCTAATCCTAATACAGCAGCGGTGTTATTCGGTTACGAAGCCACTGAAGCATCAGCGCAAAAACGCTTAAAAGCACTATCAGAGCGTAAAGGTTGGTCAGCACTAAAATCGGTTAAAAACAAAGAGTTTTACTCTATTTACCATCAATTTTATAACAGTCCTTATCACTTTATCGCCTTACAAGCCTTTGCAAAATGGTTTTACCCAGAGGATTTTAAAGACTTAAACCCTCAGGCTAATTTCAAAGAATTGCACGATAAATTCTTACCTATTGACTTAACGGGTGTTTTTTGGACGAAACTAGATTAA
- a CDS encoding putative iron ABC transporter, FecCD transport family: MRQLSYIDNGLNATNQYQKRSVKKIRLIGLISGLLLLSVLFDIATGPGHFPLATVLDVIWDKTSHGIKLEVIIWDYRMPVALTALVVGAMLGMAGALMQTILNNPLAEPFTLGISSAASFGAALAIVMGVGLTPNVGSLLVTVNAFIFALCTCAVLLGMTRIKGVGTQTIVLFGIAIFFAFNALLAMMEYSASETQLQRIVFWMLGSLGRASWQQLSMGSLMMVIIMPFCMSRTWRLTALRLGDESAISMGVDVKRLRIEILICISLLAATAVAFVGIIGFVGLVGPHIARMLVGEDQRYFLPLSAMLGATMLSITSIVSKTLTPGIIYPVGIITALIGVPVFLIIIIRHSKERFE, from the coding sequence ATGCGCCAACTAAGTTATATAGATAACGGTTTAAACGCCACTAATCAATACCAGAAACGCTCGGTTAAAAAAATTCGTCTCATCGGATTAATTTCGGGGTTACTGCTTTTAAGTGTCCTGTTTGATATTGCCACTGGCCCGGGACATTTCCCTCTAGCAACCGTATTAGATGTCATTTGGGACAAAACTTCACACGGGATTAAGCTTGAGGTTATCATCTGGGACTATCGCATGCCTGTAGCGCTCACCGCACTGGTCGTTGGCGCGATGCTTGGTATGGCAGGCGCCCTGATGCAAACTATCTTAAACAATCCACTGGCAGAACCTTTTACCTTAGGTATTTCGTCTGCTGCCAGCTTTGGTGCTGCACTTGCTATCGTGATGGGCGTAGGCTTAACCCCTAATGTCGGTTCCTTATTGGTGACTGTAAATGCCTTTATTTTCGCACTCTGTACTTGCGCTGTACTGTTAGGCATGACGCGCATTAAAGGCGTTGGTACACAGACTATCGTGTTATTTGGTATTGCGATATTTTTTGCTTTTAATGCACTGTTAGCAATGATGGAATATTCTGCATCAGAAACCCAGTTACAACGTATTGTGTTTTGGATGTTAGGCTCTCTCGGTCGTGCCAGTTGGCAGCAGCTCAGCATGGGATCGTTAATGATGGTGATTATTATGCCATTTTGTATGTCTCGAACCTGGCGACTTACAGCCCTTCGTCTTGGTGATGAAAGTGCAATAAGTATGGGAGTAGATGTAAAACGACTACGTATAGAGATCCTAATTTGCATCTCTCTATTAGCCGCAACAGCAGTAGCATTTGTTGGTATTATTGGTTTTGTCGGGCTAGTCGGACCGCACATTGCAAGAATGTTAGTCGGTGAAGATCAACGCTATTTCTTACCTTTGTCAGCGATGCTCGGCGCAACTATGTTATCGATAACATCAATTGTCAGTAAGACTCTGACACCGGGTATTATTTATCCAGTCGGTATCATCACTGCACTTATCGGCGTACCCGTATTCTTGATTATTATAATCCGTCATTCAAAGGAGCGATTCGAATGA
- a CDS encoding putative iron ABC transporter, ATP-binding protein — protein MSLVLNNLSVSYGSNEVLKNASIESLNTGSFTCLLGPNAAGKSTLFKAIAGLVKPSSGSIFLNDVDVSTLSRKERAKKIAYLPQSFHSNVSLTAFESILLSLKHQSSWRVKQADLLQVSAILEQLSISALADRDICDLSGGQQQMVAMARILVRSPEVILLDEPTSALDLHYQLSILSTVKELTIANKIITVAALHDLNLAAKFCDQLALLSDGRIKTQGEPEDVLGLSVLAEAYKVTTSLESTSNGYLYVDAQLAG, from the coding sequence ATGAGCTTAGTATTAAATAATTTGAGTGTTAGTTATGGCAGTAACGAAGTATTAAAAAATGCTTCTATCGAAAGTTTAAACACAGGATCATTCACCTGCTTACTTGGTCCCAACGCTGCCGGAAAGTCGACATTATTCAAGGCTATTGCTGGATTGGTAAAACCATCATCCGGCAGTATTTTTTTAAATGATGTAGATGTATCAACATTAAGCAGAAAAGAGCGAGCGAAAAAAATTGCCTATTTACCGCAATCTTTCCACTCTAATGTATCTTTGACTGCATTTGAAAGCATCCTATTGTCATTAAAACACCAATCAAGCTGGCGGGTAAAACAAGCTGACTTACTTCAAGTATCTGCAATCTTAGAGCAACTTTCCATCTCAGCATTGGCCGATAGAGATATTTGTGATTTAAGTGGCGGTCAGCAACAAATGGTAGCGATGGCAAGAATTTTAGTTCGTTCACCCGAGGTTATCCTTCTCGATGAACCCACAAGTGCCTTAGACCTGCACTATCAACTGTCTATTCTATCGACAGTCAAAGAACTCACCATTGCGAACAAAATAATTACAGTAGCAGCATTACATGATTTGAATCTAGCGGCTAAATTTTGTGATCAACTGGCTCTATTAAGTGATGGCCGGATAAAAACTCAAGGAGAACCAGAGGACGTACTCGGATTATCAGTATTGGCAGAAGCCTACAAAGTAACAACCTCACTAGAGTCAACATCGAACGGTTATTTGTATGTTGATGCTCAGCTAGCTGGCTAA
- a CDS encoding ATP-dependent RNA helicase — protein sequence MPFSKFGLNKLITQAVAELGYEQPTPIQQKAIPAILSGKNLIAAAQTGTGKTASFVLPLLQMFSHKHTLRAKRIRALILTPTRELAVQVAENVEQYGKHLHLTSMAMYGGVDMEPQKQRLIEGVDILVATPGRLLDMAHQRALHFDELEVLVIDEADRMLDMGFVNDINKIIERLPQERQNLLFSATLSDQVRFLAKTAINYAMEISIEPEHTTAQQIDQWLTVVDKDVKSALLSHMIIENDWKQALIFIETKRGAAKLVSQLEKRGIKAESFHSGRSQAMREQLLAEFKAGDLGLLVATGVASRGIDIDDLDRVVNYDLPEEAADYVHRIGRTGRAGATGEAISFVSRDDFRNLCAIEQLLDHVIERKEVEGFEAKVGIPESILGYVPKRSQPPRRRRPAKKK from the coding sequence ATGCCATTTTCTAAGTTTGGATTAAACAAATTAATTACCCAAGCAGTAGCTGAGTTAGGCTACGAGCAACCAACGCCGATTCAACAAAAAGCAATTCCGGCTATTTTATCGGGCAAAAACCTGATTGCCGCTGCGCAAACTGGAACGGGTAAAACAGCAAGTTTTGTATTACCACTATTACAAATGTTCAGCCACAAACACACATTACGTGCTAAACGTATTCGTGCGCTGATCTTAACACCAACTCGTGAACTGGCAGTTCAGGTAGCTGAAAACGTTGAGCAATACGGTAAACATTTACACCTTACATCGATGGCGATGTACGGTGGTGTTGATATGGAACCACAAAAACAACGCCTTATTGAAGGTGTTGATATTCTGGTTGCGACGCCTGGCCGTTTACTCGATATGGCTCATCAACGTGCGCTTCACTTTGACGAACTAGAAGTGCTAGTTATCGACGAAGCAGACAGAATGTTAGACATGGGTTTTGTTAATGATATCAACAAAATCATCGAGCGTTTACCGCAGGAACGCCAGAATTTACTGTTCTCAGCTACTTTGTCTGATCAAGTACGTTTCTTGGCAAAAACAGCAATTAACTATGCAATGGAAATTTCGATTGAACCAGAGCATACAACTGCACAGCAGATTGACCAGTGGTTAACTGTTGTTGATAAAGATGTGAAATCGGCATTGCTTAGCCACATGATTATTGAAAATGACTGGAAGCAAGCGTTAATCTTTATTGAAACCAAACGTGGTGCAGCTAAACTAGTAAGCCAACTTGAAAAACGTGGAATTAAAGCTGAATCATTCCACAGTGGCCGTAGCCAAGCGATGCGTGAGCAGTTACTCGCTGAATTTAAAGCTGGTGATTTAGGCTTGCTTGTTGCTACAGGTGTTGCTTCTCGTGGTATTGATATTGATGATTTAGACCGTGTAGTAAATTACGATTTACCTGAAGAAGCAGCAGATTATGTTCACCGTATTGGTCGTACTGGTCGTGCTGGTGCCACTGGTGAAGCGATTTCATTTGTATCTCGTGATGATTTCCGTAACTTATGCGCTATCGAACAATTGCTAGACCATGTTATCGAGCGTAAAGAAGTTGAAGGTTTTGAAGCGAAAGTTGGTATCCCTGAGTCTATCTTAGGTTATGTACCAAAACGCTCACAACCACCACGTCGCCGTCGTCCAGCGAAGAAAAAATAA
- a CDS encoding ferredoxin, which yields MEMLDKGETDTFGHPHPLPTQVNVKPVAGKCILVSGHNLHDLEKILQQTEGKGINVYTNGEMLPAHGYPELNKKEFGDINGIPRLLDVGQCNDTYSAIQLVLALAQESDFDMAHFFQESFTPAEDNKQQVQLSLDASKATVMLYEPDFSVEKKVVQGSSLLELLENNGVPIIGACRAGVCGSCKCKVTKGKVNPTNTETLTAEEIEQGFVLACSSTVEGDLTMALG from the coding sequence ATGGAAATGCTAGACAAGGGTGAAACAGATACCTTTGGTCACCCTCACCCACTACCAACTCAAGTAAACGTAAAACCAGTTGCTGGTAAGTGTATTCTGGTGTCTGGTCATAACTTACATGATTTAGAAAAAATCCTGCAACAAACCGAAGGTAAAGGGATCAATGTTTATACCAACGGTGAGATGTTACCTGCACACGGTTATCCAGAACTTAACAAAAAAGAATTTGGCGATATCAATGGTATCCCACGTCTATTAGATGTAGGCCAATGTAACGATACTTACTCCGCTATCCAACTGGTATTGGCATTAGCCCAAGAAAGTGACTTTGATATGGCTCATTTTTTCCAAGAAAGCTTTACCCCTGCAGAAGATAACAAACAACAAGTTCAGCTTTCATTAGATGCATCAAAAGCTACTGTTATGTTATACGAGCCTGACTTTTCTGTAGAGAAAAAGGTTGTACAAGGTTCATCACTGTTAGAACTATTAGAAAATAATGGCGTGCCAATTATTGGGGCTTGTCGTGCAGGCGTTTGTGGTTCTTGTAAATGTAAAGTAACCAAAGGTAAAGTTAACCCGACCAATACCGAAACACTCACAGCTGAAGAAATTGAGCAAGGGTTTGTATTAGCCTGCTCAAGTACAGTCGAGGGCGACCTCACTATGGCACTCGGCTAG
- a CDS encoding TonB-dependent heme receptor: protein MGKKYLALTIYIALFSSNVMSQDINKTISTIDDIKLDNKNQIKTIGKTVIVASRSALPPSDIAGSVAVISADELKKQMTSNLEDSFKYIPSVTMNSNPRFGAMNFNVRGIEGNRIKVLIDGVEQPVTYASGGRGETNVLGKGQGQVEIDNLTAIEINKGASSSLYGSGALGGSVLMMTKTPDNLLDGQNGHLSVDVGYQSKDESYKQTINAAAEINKNLKAMVILTHRNGNELKTHNSGDDVNGEKRGEADPLNYTSDNILSKLELQASKNNHLTFTGLYFKKKTDGKVLSLEDVSKGFNKYSNYHYEDMQKQARIGVKHIWTANNTVFDSLDWQVNWQTSEAINTTNDTLTKVFPPFTNTDRTRQRNAKDTSLQLEVQFNKAFSLGSSNNDLIYGSTIVDRKFTMETSDIESSGKNTSGVVEMPPKTHLQKMGLFAQNQAYLFDDKLIVTTGIRYDQYQYSPTKDDRKIVGNLGEYNNFKDDAFTGQFSLLYHFTDSLSGYAKYAHSFKAPTPEELYYSFERNPIPSMNVIVQANPELKSETSDSIDIGIRQSNHLLDWELSGYYNDYSDFINTSTWMTFKRGTRSMFSKNENLDSVRIYGAELSSTLQIGNITPLPMGTYLRFAGAWSKGEDKNTKKSIDTIAPLTGVLGMGYDNAAGSFGLETTIIAMAAKRGNDWSDKKNLSVAGYGVLDLTMYAKPIKNLTIRGGVFNLLNKKYLNYSKVKGLTKSSISNVDSISEPSINFGINTKYIF from the coding sequence GTGGGTAAAAAATATTTAGCTTTAACGATTTATATTGCATTATTCAGTTCAAATGTAATGTCTCAAGACATAAATAAAACGATAAGTACTATTGATGATATTAAGCTCGATAATAAAAATCAAATAAAAACAATTGGCAAAACTGTAATTGTGGCATCTAGATCAGCGTTACCGCCATCAGATATTGCAGGTAGTGTCGCGGTCATTAGCGCTGATGAGCTAAAAAAACAAATGACTAGCAATCTTGAAGATAGCTTTAAATATATTCCAAGCGTAACAATGAATAGTAACCCACGCTTTGGAGCTATGAATTTTAACGTCAGAGGTATTGAAGGGAATAGAATCAAAGTACTCATTGATGGTGTGGAACAGCCTGTCACTTATGCTTCAGGTGGTCGTGGTGAAACAAATGTATTAGGGAAAGGTCAAGGACAAGTAGAAATTGACAACTTAACAGCTATTGAGATTAATAAAGGCGCATCTTCAAGCCTTTATGGTAGTGGAGCATTAGGTGGCAGTGTATTGATGATGACCAAGACACCCGATAATCTACTCGATGGCCAAAATGGTCACTTAAGTGTTGATGTAGGGTATCAATCTAAAGATGAAAGCTACAAACAAACCATTAATGCAGCGGCGGAAATTAATAAAAATCTTAAGGCAATGGTAATTCTAACTCATCGTAATGGTAACGAACTGAAGACTCATAACAGTGGTGATGATGTTAATGGAGAGAAACGCGGTGAAGCTGATCCTTTAAATTATACTTCTGATAATATTCTTTCTAAATTGGAACTTCAAGCAAGTAAAAATAATCATCTGACTTTTACGGGATTATATTTTAAGAAAAAAACCGATGGGAAAGTACTTTCATTAGAAGACGTTTCTAAAGGATTTAATAAATATTCAAACTATCATTATGAAGATATGCAGAAACAAGCCCGCATTGGTGTTAAACATATTTGGACGGCAAATAATACTGTTTTTGATAGTTTAGATTGGCAGGTTAATTGGCAAACATCTGAAGCTATAAATACTACAAACGATACCTTAACCAAGGTTTTTCCCCCATTTACAAATACAGACCGCACAAGGCAACGAAACGCAAAAGATACCTCTCTACAATTAGAAGTGCAATTTAATAAAGCGTTTTCCCTAGGCTCATCTAATAATGATTTGATTTATGGTTCAACTATTGTAGACCGAAAATTTACGATGGAAACAAGCGATATTGAGAGTTCAGGAAAAAATACGAGTGGCGTAGTAGAAATGCCACCAAAAACGCATTTACAAAAGATGGGGTTGTTTGCTCAAAACCAAGCTTATCTATTTGATGATAAACTAATTGTTACAACTGGTATCCGTTATGATCAATATCAATATAGTCCCACTAAAGATGATCGTAAAATTGTTGGTAATTTAGGGGAATATAACAATTTTAAGGATGACGCCTTTACAGGGCAATTTAGCTTGTTGTATCACTTTACTGATTCATTAAGTGGATATGCTAAATACGCACATAGCTTCAAAGCCCCAACACCCGAGGAACTATACTATAGCTTTGAGCGTAACCCAATACCAAGCATGAACGTAATAGTACAAGCTAATCCAGAATTAAAGTCTGAAACGAGTGACTCTATTGATATAGGTATTCGACAAAGCAATCATTTATTAGATTGGGAATTATCAGGTTATTATAACGATTATAGTGATTTTATAAATACATCAACTTGGATGACATTTAAACGTGGTACTAGATCAATGTTTAGCAAAAATGAAAATCTTGATAGTGTTCGTATTTATGGCGCTGAGTTGTCAAGTACTCTGCAAATAGGCAATATCACTCCATTACCTATGGGGACTTATTTACGCTTTGCGGGTGCATGGTCTAAAGGTGAAGATAAAAACACCAAAAAATCAATAGACACTATAGCCCCGCTAACAGGCGTACTTGGTATGGGTTATGATAATGCGGCTGGTTCATTCGGATTAGAGACAACCATTATAGCTATGGCCGCTAAAAGAGGTAATGATTGGAGTGATAAAAAGAATCTTTCGGTGGCGGGATATGGTGTGTTAGATCTAACTATGTACGCTAAACCGATTAAAAATTTAACTATTCGAGGTGGTGTATTTAATCTGCTCAATAAAAAATACTTGAATTATAGTAAAGTTAAAGGCTTAACTAAATCATCTATATCGAATGTTGATTCTATATCTGAACCTAGTATCAACTTTGGCATCAATACTAAATATATATTCTAA
- a CDS encoding transposase, IS4 family: protein MGKSKNKITNWPEYNRALTQRGSITFWVDESAIEAWTCTKHHGKSGRGFHFSLMNVPLRSPNYSSISKRAKTVEIKYRNRSRGAIRHIAIDSTGLKVFGEGEWKVKKHVPNVAQDPSCGRC from the coding sequence ATGGGTAAATCGAAGAACAAAATCACAAATTGGCCAGAGTATAATCGTGCGTTAACTCAACGCGGCTCGATTACATTTTGGGTAGATGAATCTGCCATAGAAGCATGGACTTGCACTAAACATCATGGAAAGAGTGGTAGAGGATTCCATTTTTCTCTGATGAATGTACCACTACGTAGTCCCAACTATTCAAGTATTAGTAAACGAGCCAAAACGGTTGAAATTAAATATCGTAACCGATCGAGAGGTGCTATCCGACATATCGCTATCGATTCAACGGGCTTAAAAGTTTTTGGCGAAGGCGAATGGAAAGTGAAGAAGCACGTGCCGAACGTGGCGCAAGATCCATCTTGCGGTCGATGTTGA
- a CDS encoding HTH-type transcriptional regulator, LysR family, which translates to MEFYHLRSFVAVAQTGNLTQAAKRLYTTPPAISAHIKTLEEELSTSLFIRSSKGMSLTDKGQLLLKKAQTTLDSALDLVNLAANNQHEIIGTFHLGINLTAKQIKLPELVENLQENCPGISLDIHQQSTGKTINEIREHQLDGGYIFGDIPDDFIGVAVMEQQITTVAPVTFDCRKIVTQADLKIHQWIMMGDYCPFDDFLKGILGNDIPSVLKTSDDGTRLELVKSGLGLSLLEIEEALLAERDSKVQIISVLDFPATLHFVIAKNRTHEPVISTLMQEIRILWRLKL; encoded by the coding sequence TTGGAATTTTATCACTTACGTTCTTTCGTCGCTGTTGCTCAAACAGGTAATTTAACGCAAGCAGCAAAACGTTTATATACAACACCTCCTGCGATAAGTGCTCATATTAAAACACTTGAAGAAGAACTCTCTACGTCTTTATTTATTCGTTCCAGTAAAGGCATGTCGTTAACCGATAAAGGTCAGTTACTGTTAAAAAAAGCACAAACCACACTAGATAGCGCTTTGGATTTAGTGAATCTGGCTGCGAATAACCAACATGAAATAATAGGGACATTTCACTTAGGTATTAACTTAACTGCCAAACAAATTAAACTACCTGAATTAGTCGAAAATTTACAAGAAAACTGTCCAGGTATCAGCTTGGATATTCATCAACAATCAACGGGGAAAACCATCAATGAGATTAGAGAACATCAATTAGATGGTGGTTATATTTTTGGTGATATTCCCGATGACTTTATCGGTGTAGCGGTTATGGAACAACAGATAACGACAGTGGCTCCAGTGACATTTGATTGTCGTAAAATAGTGACTCAAGCAGACCTTAAGATTCACCAGTGGATAATGATGGGCGACTACTGTCCTTTTGATGATTTCTTGAAAGGGATACTTGGAAATGACATCCCTTCGGTATTAAAAACAAGTGATGATGGTACTCGACTAGAGCTAGTGAAAAGTGGTCTAGGGCTAAGTCTTCTAGAAATTGAAGAGGCTCTTTTGGCTGAAAGAGATAGCAAAGTTCAAATAATCTCAGTTCTCGACTTTCCAGCTACACTACATTTTGTGATTGCTAAAAATAGAACTCACGAGCCAGTAATAAGTACATTAATGCAAGAAATTAGAATCTTGTGGCGTTTGAAATTGTAG